The stretch of DNA GCACCTTGGCCAGTGCCTGATAACCGCCCCGCGCGCGGTACGCCGCCAGCGTATGGGAGTCGGCGGTCACCGGAAAATTCATGAAGAACTTCCGCCCCGAGAGCGTCGGCGCTTCTGCAGTCGGCGCGGTCATCGGGCGAGCTCCTCGAGCAGCGCGTCGACCTTGGCGGGGGTGAGATCCTCGTGGTAGGCCTCGTTCACCATCATCATGGGGGCGGTGCCGCAGGACGCGAGACACTCCACGGTGCTCAGCGTGAACTTGCCGTCGGCCGTGGTCTCACCGGGCTGAATGCCCAACTTGCCGCAGAGGTAGCGTACCAGCCCCTCGGCACCACGCAGCGAGCACGACGCGTTGTGGCACACCTGCAGATGATGCCGGCCGAGCGGCTCGCGCGTGAACATGGTGTAGAAGGCCAGCACTTCATCCACCTGAATGCGGGACACCCCGAGATAGGCCACCAGTTCGTCGATGTCCGAATCGGCGATGTAGCCTCGCTCCTGCTGGATGCGCTGCAAACAGGGGATGGTGAGCGATCCTTCGAACCCGGCCGGGTAGCGCTGCTTCCAGCGCTCGAACTCGGGAATGAGATGCTGTATGCCGTTGGGCATGCCGTTCGTCGCAGAATCGTGCGTGGTCATCGGTCGCATTCGCCGCCGATCATGTTCACCGACCCGAAGGAGGTGACAATGTCGGCCAGCTGATAGCCGTCGAGCATGCGGTGAATGCCGCCCATGTGCACAAAGGATGGCGAACGCACATGCACCTTGTGCGGCGTACCGCTGCCGTTGGATACGAGATAGAAGCCAAGCTCTCCATTGGCTCCCTCGTGCGCGACGTACACATCGCCCGCGGGCACCACCGGTCCTTCCATGACCAGCTTGAAGTGATTGATGAGGGACTCGATCTCCGTGTACACCAGCTGCTTCTCCGGAAACACGCAGCGGTGGTCATCGACATTGATGGGCCCCTCGGGCATGAGGTCGACGAGCTGACGCATCATGTACACCGATTCGTCCATCTCCCGCATGCGCACGTAGTAGCGATCGTAGTTGTCGCCCTTGATGCCCACCGGCACATCGAAGTCGAGCTCAGCGTACGCCAGATACGGCGTATCGCGGCGCAGATCGCGTGGCACGCCGGTCGACCGCAGCACCGGCCCCGTGAAGCCCCAGTGCAGGGCGTCCGCGGTGCTCAGCACCCCCACGTCGCGCATGCGGTCGATGAAAATGCGGTTGCGATCGACGAGGGCATGCACACGCGCCACATAGTCCTCGTACTCCACGAGGATTTCCTCGAGGCGCGTGAACCAACCCGGCGGCACGTCAAAGGCCAACCCACCGATGCGACCAAACGAGTAGGTGACACGCGCGCCGGTGATGGCGGCCAGGTGCTCGTACATGTGGTCACGCACCGTGACCAGATAGAGAAACGCCGTCATCGCGCCCAGCTCCATGAGCTGCGCGGCCACACAGGTGAGATGGTCGGCCACCCGCGAGTACTCGGCCAACAGCGTGCGCAGATACTTCGTGCGCGGCGTAATCTCGATGCCCATGAGTCGCTCCACCCCTTCGCAGTACGCGAAGTTGTTGATGAGCGCCGAGCAGTAGTTCAGCCGGTCGACGTACGGGATGAGGTTGTGCCAGGTGTGATCCTCGCACTCCTTTTCAAAGCCGCGGTGCAGGTAGCCGCAGTGCACATCGGTGCGCAGCACCTTTTCCCCGTCCAACTCGGCCACGATCTGCACCGTGCCATGCGTGGCCGGATGCGAGGGGCCGATGTTCACCACCACCGTGTCCTCGCGCGACGGCGTAAGCGTCGTGCGAATCGGGTTCGGGATGGCCGAGGTCACGAGGTCAGCGGACAAGGGCACTCTGGGGCGGACGGTACGGCACGAGGGGCTGTTCTTTCTGCTTGGGATAGTCCTTTCGCAGCGGATGCCCGCGGAAGCCTTCGTACAACAGGATGGGTCGCAGGTCGTCGTTGCCGCGGAAGCGAATGCCATACATATCGTGACACTCGCGCTCCATATAGCCGGCTGAACCGTAAAGCGACGTCAACGAGTCCACTTCGGCGTCGTCGGCCGCGACTCGTGTCTTGAGGCGCACGCGTACCTTGTGGGCGGTGCTGTAGAAGTGCCAGACCACTTCGAAGCGCAGCGGCGCCTCCGGCCAGTCCACGGCCGTCACGTCAAGGAACAGATCGAAGCCGTGCTGGTCGCGCAGGGCACGCACCGTCTCCAGCAGCGCCTCGCGGTCCAACTCCAGTACCAGCACCCCGTGCGATACGCCGCGCGACCGCACGGCCCCGACGGGTGCGTCCGCGCTGTCTCCACCTTCGTGCGCCGGCGCGTACCGCGCATGCAACTGATCGAGCAGGTCCCCCGTGCTCATCAGAACCGCTCGTTGACGATGGGATGCCGGGAGGCCGCGATCTTCTCCTGCAGGCGCATGATGCCATCGATGACCATCTCGGGGCGCGGCGGACAGCCGGGCACATAGATGTCCACCGGAATGATGCGATCGATGCCTGGCAGCGAGGCGTAGTTCTGATAGAAACCGCCGGTACTCGCGCAGACGCCGAAGGCCATGACCCACTTGGGCTCGCACATCTGCTCGTACACCTTGAGCAGAATGGGGGCCTGCTTCTGTGTGACCGTTCCCACCACCATGAGGAGGTCGGCCTGGCGCGGCGAGAAGCGCGGCAGCGCGGCCCCGAAACGGTCGGTGTCGTAATGCGATGCGCTGACGGCCATGAATTCCATGGCGCAGCAGGCCGTTACAAAGGGATACGGAAAGAGCGAGAATTTCCGCGCCCAACCAACGAGCTCATCCTTACGGGTTGTCAGAAACTCGAAGGAGGCGGCCTTGGACTGCCCAGGGCGGGCCAGCGAGG from Gemmatimonas sp. UBA7669 encodes:
- the nuoE gene encoding NADH-quinone oxidoreductase subunit NuoE, with protein sequence MTTHDSATNGMPNGIQHLIPEFERWKQRYPAGFEGSLTIPCLQRIQQERGYIADSDIDELVAYLGVSRIQVDEVLAFYTMFTREPLGRHHLQVCHNASCSLRGAEGLVRYLCGKLGIQPGETTADGKFTLSTVECLASCGTAPMMMVNEAYHEDLTPAKVDALLEELAR
- the nuoD gene encoding NADH dehydrogenase (quinone) subunit D; translated protein: MSADLVTSAIPNPIRTTLTPSREDTVVVNIGPSHPATHGTVQIVAELDGEKVLRTDVHCGYLHRGFEKECEDHTWHNLIPYVDRLNYCSALINNFAYCEGVERLMGIEITPRTKYLRTLLAEYSRVADHLTCVAAQLMELGAMTAFLYLVTVRDHMYEHLAAITGARVTYSFGRIGGLAFDVPPGWFTRLEEILVEYEDYVARVHALVDRNRIFIDRMRDVGVLSTADALHWGFTGPVLRSTGVPRDLRRDTPYLAYAELDFDVPVGIKGDNYDRYYVRMREMDESVYMMRQLVDLMPEGPINVDDHRCVFPEKQLVYTEIESLINHFKLVMEGPVVPAGDVYVAHEGANGELGFYLVSNGSGTPHKVHVRSPSFVHMGGIHRMLDGYQLADIVTSFGSVNMIGGECDR
- a CDS encoding NADH-quinone oxidoreductase subunit C — encoded protein: MSTGDLLDQLHARYAPAHEGGDSADAPVGAVRSRGVSHGVLVLELDREALLETVRALRDQHGFDLFLDVTAVDWPEAPLRFEVVWHFYSTAHKVRVRLKTRVAADDAEVDSLTSLYGSAGYMERECHDMYGIRFRGNDDLRPILLYEGFRGHPLRKDYPKQKEQPLVPYRPPQSALVR
- a CDS encoding NADH-quinone oxidoreductase subunit B, which encodes MYGKRLPILDMGPGLAGATGVGSLPLGGGAGSASLARPGQSKAASFEFLTTRKDELVGWARKFSLFPYPFVTACCAMEFMAVSASHYDTDRFGAALPRFSPRQADLLMVVGTVTQKQAPILLKVYEQMCEPKWVMAFGVCASTGGFYQNYASLPGIDRIIPVDIYVPGCPPRPEMVIDGIMRLQEKIAASRHPIVNERF